A window of Drosophila subobscura isolate 14011-0131.10 chromosome E, UCBerk_Dsub_1.0, whole genome shotgun sequence contains these coding sequences:
- the LOC117891158 gene encoding patronin isoform X20 yields the protein MDAAESQEIRQARQRASVKWLLSKAFNNRVPDNLKEPFYRDHENQERLKPQIIVELGNATLYCQTLSNLYSDPNYQSLNHWSIIQTLARKGVPVAESSDMPITETVLIQTNPLRINAHMSVIESLMVLYAKEISSGDRIMSAIRRISGSNYQTPPGQTYEQALLAWISHACAALKKRIVKEVETGMPDENGTRLQTPDIPPVRDFQDLCDGICLALLIAYYCPKVVPWTSVRINYLPAVEDSIHNILLVGNFSQKHLPYGVFHMTPEDVTFMRGSMKLNLVLLLTDLFNLFEIHPAKCVCYPGMDGQDVIARRTLGANEHGICHRRGLTMQPVMPIPDLRSDLDQPPVGSPSNRPPFQVPHSNSFSGGLNRRSTPPNEYQQQQQQTVAQANSNHFDGNQGEAFVVHKSRGITTLSSMHSQQQQQQQQHHHHQQQQQFHQQQQSQLQQQLQQQQQQQQEPLVPARLRQAKEKTNVESKADERGDFVAAGRPSNWEQSRRPSFAGRRSRRNSSSEDSQLTIENFGGSQDQLNTLGGRFDRERDRDRERDRERKLSNTSIAEPAVAVRSSIADARGTLQLGYDTDSGSEKQDRETEKYSMRRQASSVDNVPTVSAHNLSNASSPLPQARNKQHSSSDKDYSNSVADTFNDARSSAYDPESTPVRKSSTSSMPASPAAWQLDVGDEDMRSLENASKLSTIRMKLEERRRRIEQDKRKIEMALLRHQEKEDLESCPEVMKWETMSNESKRTPDMDPVDLDKYQVGEQSIAIMNMNLQDIQQDIHRLATQQSQMQAQHLQAQQLLQAQQIANMLNQQQQTYGSQQHLADHHYQQQQRPMQQSFGSSPHLPQAYNAPVSAYSSRPPSRDPYQQQQQLPQPMAMPQPMQFVNEHGQYMSPPQPSHYQPQSIYSDNGAPYNNHSPHYGAAAPPQYRSSVVFDDYGQPTNHFYLHESSPQPQPQVHPQRRTWAHSAAAAAYEQQQQIQQPMVDVNAWQTQQHQQQQQQQKKSQQTWMNRPPSSAGAAAQGSFMLHQNGGGGAGGSGGGGGELQHLFQVQASPQHSQRQLGGGANGVQRQQSLTNLRDNRSPKSQHGMAMPMQQEDMMAPQSICFIGDEEDVDELERNIIESMQSTRISDFVLQQQQQQQQQHHHQQQQQRLQGHGHSGRGSSSEDYDSGEMISNKLNITSGNLTYRIPSPSRPSIQANSFQDPRDSEEQPAEKGFYISFDDDQPKRPKPPLRAKRSPKKEALPLGSSSSGRDSVDHQTLLKRESLSQLHNNNNNNGSDDGHKSAGANRHSIHGLNHSNSVKSPGNATYNKYTDEAPIQLRHMGVTGSDPFGHESHPHPMQQQQQQQQQPMSPTRLQHSSSSAEAAKNKALVIGADATNLDPESVDEMERRKEKIMLLSLQRRQQQEEAKARKEIEASQKREKEREKEEERARKKEDQMARRAAILEQHRLKKAIEEAEREGKTLDRPDLHVKLQPQSSSATNPRLRQQRTTRPRPKTIHVDDASVDISEASSISSRGKKGSSSNLTGYGQLSSNSMKRDYYRGSQDSLTVKESPDDYPSTSSTPIGRRGSYKTSREPAAVERGRTLSRISVAKGSTLNFRGRKSNSLMNLCGPKLYKQPAAKSNRGIILNAVEYCVFPGAVNREAKQKVLEKIARSEAKHFLVLFRDAGCQFRALYSYMPESDQVTKLYGTGPSQVDEVMFDKFFKYNSGGKCFSQVHTKHLTVTIDAFTIHNSLWQGKRVQLPSKKDMALVI from the exons GCTCGTCAACGTGCTTCCGTCAAGTGGCTGCTCTCGAAGGCCTTCAACAATCGCGTGCCGGACAACCTGAAGGAGCCCTTCTACCGCGACCATGAGAATCAGGAGCGCCTCAAGCCCCAGATCATTGTGGAGCTGGGCAACGCCACGCTCTACTGCCAGACGTTGTCCAATCTGTACTCAGATCCCAACTACCAAAGCTTGAATCACTGGTCAATAATACAGACGCTAGCGCGCAAAGGTGTGCCGGTAGCCGAGTCCTCGGACATGCCCATTACCGAAACGGTATTAATTCAAACGAATCCGTTGAGAATT aaCGCCCACATGTCTGTGATAGAATCGCTGATGGTTCTGTATGCCAAGGAGATATCATCGGGTGACCGCATCATGTCGGCCATCAGAAG AATATCTGGCAGCAATTACCAGACGCCTCCTGGCCAAACGTATGAGCAAGCTCTGCTGGCTTGGATTTCGCATGCCTGCGCCGCTCTGAAGAAGCGCATCGTCAAGGAGGTGGAGACAGGAATGCCCGATGAGAAT ggCACACGTTTGCAGACGCCGGATATACCGCCAGTGAGGGACTTTCAGGATCTGTGCGATGGCATCTGCCTGGCGCTGCTCATCGCCTACTACTGCCCCAAGGTGGTGCCATGGACGAGTGTGCGCATCAACTATCTGCCCGCTGTCGAGGACTCCATACACAATATCCTGCTCGTGGGAAATTTCTCACAAAAGCATCTGCCATATGGCGTGTTCCACATGACGCCCGAGGATGTCACCTTCATGAGGGG TTCGATGAAACTGAATCTGGTTCTGCTGCTCACGGATCTGTTCAATCTGTTCGAGATACATCCGGCCAAGTGTGTCTGCTATCCCGGCATGGATGGTCAGG ATGTCATCGCCAGGCGCACCTTGGGCGCCAATGAGCACGGAATCTGCCACAGACGGGGCCTCACAATGCAGCCCGTTATGCCCATACCCGATCTCCGCAGCGATCTCGACCAGCCGCCCGTTGGCTCGCCCTCGAATCGGCCGCCATTTCAAG TTCCGCACTCGAATTCATTCAGCGGCGGCTTAAATCGTAGATCCACCCCGCCCAATGaataccagcagcaacagcagcagacggtTGCTCAAGCAAATTCGAATCATTTCGATGGTAATCAAGGCGAag CCTTCGTCGTGCACAAGTCGCGTGGCATCACCACACTCTCATCCATgcactcgcagcagcagcaacagcagcaacaacaccaccaccatcagcaacagcaacagttccaccagcagcaacagtcgcagctacagcagcagctacagcagcaacagcagcagcagcaggagccccTGGTTCCAGCTCGCTTGCGTCAGgctaaagaaaaaaccaatGTCGAGTCCAAGGCGGATGAGAGAG GCGATTTTGTCGCTGCGGGTCGACCAAGTAACTGGGAACAGAGCCGGCGGCCAAGCTTTGCAG GGCGTCGCTCGCGCAGGAACTCCTCCAGCGAGGACTCCCAGCTGACCATCGAGAACTTTGGCGGCTCCCAGGATCAGCTGAACACGCTGGGCGGTAGATTCGATCGCGAACGGGACcgagacagggagagggacagggagcgGAAGTTGTCCAACACCAGCATTG CTGAACCCGCTGTCGCGGTGCGCTCCTCCATTGCCGATGCCCGAGGCACGCTGCAGCTTGGCTACGACACTGATTCGGGCTCGGAGAAGCAGGACCGTGAGACGGAGAAGTATTCAATGCGTCGGCAGGCAAG CAGTGTCGACAATGTGCCCACGGTGTCGGCTCACAATCTATCGAATGCGAGCAGCCCCTTGCCGCAGGCACGGAACAAGCAACATTCCAGCAGCGACAAAGACTACAGCAACAGCGTGGCGGACACCTTCAACGATGCGCGCTCGAGTGCCTACGATCCGGAGAGCACACCGGTGCGCAAAtcctccaccagcagcatgcCAGCGAGCCCAGCTGCCTGGCAGCTGGATGTGGGCGATGAGGACATGCGCTCGCTGGAGAACGCCTCCAAGCTGTCCACCATTCGCATGAAGCTGGAGGAGAGGCGGCGCCGCATTGAGCAGGACAAGCGGAAGATCGAAATGGCACTGCTCAGGCACCAGGAGAAG GAGGATCTGGAGTCATGTCCGGAAGTAATGAAGTGGGAGACGATGAGCAACGAGTCGAAGCGTACGCCAGACATGGATCCCGTCGACTTGGACAAGTACCAGGTGGGTGAG CAAAGCATCGCCATCATGAACATGAATCTGCAGGATATCCAGCAGGATATCCACCGCCTGGCCACGCAGCAGAGCCAAATGCAGGCCCAGCAtctgcaggcgcagcagctcctgcaggcCCAACAGATAGCCAACATGCTGAACCAG cagcagcaaacttaCGGGTCGCAGCAGCACCTGGCTGACCAccactaccagcagcagcagcgacccaTGCAGCAAAGCTTTGGCTCATCGCCGCATCTTCCGCAGGCCTACAATGCCCCAGTCAGTGCGTACAGCTCCCGTCCGCCCAGCCGCGATccctaccagcagcagcagcagctgccgcagcccatggccatgccccaGCCGATGCAGTTCGTCAACGAGCACGGCCAGTACATGTCGCCGCCGCAGCCATCCCACTACCAGCCGCAGAGCATCTACAGCGACAACGGAGCGCCCTACAACAACCACTCGCCCCACTACGGAGCGGCTGCCCCTCCGCAGTACAGGAGCAGTGTGGTCTTCGATGACTATGGCCAGCCCACGAATCACTTCTACCTGCACGAGTCctcgccacagccacagccgcaggtTCATCCCCAGCGTCGCACCTGGGCGCACtcggcagctgccgcagcctacgagcagcagcagcagatacagcAGCCCATGGTTGATGTGAATGCGTGGCAGacgcaacagcaccagcagcagcagcaacaacagaagaaGTCGCAGCAGACCTGGATGAACAGACCTCCCTCCAGCGCAGGAGCGGCGGCCCAGGGCAGCTTTATGCTCCACCAGAACGGTGGAGGAGGTGctggtggcagcggtggcggcggaggcgaGCTCCAGCATCTGTTCCAGGTGCAAGCCTCGCCGCAGCACTCGCAGCGGCAGTTGGGCGGTGGTGCCAACGGGGTGCAGAGACAGCAGTCGCTGACCAATCTGCGCGACAATCGCTCGCCCAAGTCCCAGCACggcatggccatgcccatgcagCAAGAGGACATGATGGCACCGCAGAGCATCTGCTTCATTGGcgacgaggaggatgtggaCGAGCTGGAGCGCAACATCATCGAGTCCATGCAGTCCACGCGCATCTCCGACTTTgtgcttcagcagcagcaacagcagcagcaacaacatcaccaccagcagcagcagcagcgtctgcaggggcacgggcacagtGGAAGGGGCAGCAGTTCGGAGGACTACGACAGCGGGGAGATGATTTCCAACAAGTTGAACATCACCAGCGGCAATCTCACCTACCGCATACCCTCGCCCTCGCGTCCCTCCATACAGGCAAACAGTTTCCAGGACCCGCGCGACAGCGAGGAACAGCCCGCAGAGAAGGGTTTCTACATCTCCTTCGACGACGACCAGCCCAAGCGGCCCAAGCCGCCGTTGCGCGCCAAGCGCTCGCCCAAAAAGGAGGCTCTAcccttgggcagcagcagcagcggccgggACAGCGTGGACCACCAGACTTTGCTCAAAAGGGAGTCCCTGAGCCAAttgcacaacaacaataacaacaatggcagcgatGATGGCCACAAGTCAGCGGGGGCCAACAGGCACAGCATCCACGGGCTCAACCACTCCAACAGTGTCAAATCGCCCGGCAATGCCACCTACAACAAGTACACGGACGAGGCGCCCATCCAACTACGACATATGGGCGTAACTGGTTCGGATCCATTTGGCCACGAgtcacacccacaccccatgcagcagcaacagcaacaacagcagcagcccatgTCACCCACGCGACttcagcacagcagcagcagcgccgagGCGGCCAAGAACAAGGCGCTGGTGATTGGAGCCGATGCCACCAACCTAGATCCG GAGTCTGTGGATGAAATGGAGCGACGCAAGGAGAAGATtatgctgctgtctctgcagcggcgacagcagcaggaggaggcgaaGGCGCGCAAGGAGATCGAGGCCTCGCAGAAGCGGGAAAAGGAGCGcgaaaaggaggaggagcgtgCACGCAAGAAGGAAGATCAAATGGCGCGACGAGCGGCCATATTGGAACAACACAGACTCAAGAAAGCCATCGAAGAGGCCGAACGAGAG GGTAAAACCCTGGATCGGCCCGATCTGCATGTTAAACTGCAACCACAGTCATCTAGTGCAACGAACCCGAGACTACGGCAGCAGCGCACGACACGTCCCAGGCCCAAGACCATACATGTGGACGATGCCAGTGTGGACATCAGTGAGGCTTCGAGCATCTCTAGTCGGGGCAAGAAGGGCTCCAGCTCGAATCTAACCG GCTACGGTCAACTAAGCTCAAATTCAATGAAAAGAGATTATTACAGGGGCTCGCAAGACTCCCTCACAGTGAAAG AGTCGCCCGACGATTATCCCAGTACAAGTTCAACGCCAATTGGGCGACGGGGATCCTATAAAACTTCCAGAG agccagcagccgtCGAGCGGGGCCGCACTCTGTCGCGTATCTCCGTCGCTAAGGGGAGCACACTTAATTTCCGGGGCCGAAAGTCCAATTCGCTAATGAATTTGTGCG GTCCAAAACTCTACAAGCAACCAGCGGCCAAATCGAATCGCGGCATTATACTCAATGCCGTCGAATACTGCGTGTTTCCGGGCGCCGTCAACCGTGAGGCCAAACAGAAAGTGCTCGAGAAGATAGCACGCTCGGAGGCGAAACACTTCCTAGTACTCTTCCGAGATGCGGGCTGCCAGTTCCGCGCCCTCTACAGCTACATGCCCGAGTCGGATCAGGTGACCAAGCTGTACGGCACCGGACCTAGTCAAGTCGACGAAGTCATGTTCGATAAGTTCTTCAA ATACAACTCAGGGGGCAAGTGCTTCTCGCAAGTGCACACCAAGCATCTGACCGTCACCATCGATGCCTTCACAATACACAACTCGCTGTGGCAGGGCAAGCGGGTGCAGTTGCCCAGCAAAAAGGACATGGCGCTTGTGATCTAA
- the LOC117891158 gene encoding patronin isoform X32 — protein MDAAESQEIRQARQRASVKWLLSKAFNNRVPDNLKEPFYRDHENQERLKPQIIVELGNATLYCQTLSNLYSDPNYQSLNHWSIIQTLARKGVPVAESSDMPITETVLIQTNPLRINAHMSVIESLMVLYAKEISSGDRIMSAIRRISGSNYQTPPGQTYEQALLAWISHACAALKKRIVKEVETGMPDENGTRLQTPDIPPVRDFQDLCDGICLALLIAYYCPKVVPWTSVRINYLPAVEDSIHNILLVGNFSQKHLPYGVFHMTPEDVTFMRGSMKLNLVLLLTDLFNLFEIHPAKCVCYPGMDGQDVIARRTLGANEHGICHRRGLTMQPVMPIPDLRSDLDQPPVGSPSNRPPFQVPHSNSFSGGLNRRSTPPNEYQQQQQQTVAQANSNHFDGNQGEAFVVHKSRGITTLSSMHSQQQQQQQQHHHHQQQQQFHQQQQSQLQQQLQQQQQQQQEPLVPARLRQAKEKTNVESKADERGDFVAAGRPSNWEQSRRPSFAGRRSRRNSSSEDSQLTIENFGGSQDQLNTLGGRFDRERDRDRERDRERKLSNTSIAEPAVAVRSSIADARGTLQLGYDTDSGSEKQDRETEKYSMRRQASVDNVPTVSAHNLSNASSPLPQARNKQHSSSDKDYSNSVADTFNDARSSAYDPESTPVRKSSTSSMPASPAAWQLDVGDEDMRSLENASKLSTIRMKLEERRRRIEQDKRKIEMALLRHQEKEDLESCPEVMKWETMSNESKRTPDMDPVDLDKYQQSIAIMNMNLQDIQQDIHRLATQQSQMQAQHLQAQQLLQAQQIANMLNQAYNAPVSAYSSRPPSRDPYQQQQQLPQPMAMPQPMQFVNEHGQYMSPPQPSHYQPQSIYSDNGAPYNNHSPHYGAAAPPQYRSSVVFDDYGQPTNHFYLHESSPQPQPQVHPQRRTWAHSAAAAAYEQQQQIQQPMVDVNAWQTQQHQQQQQQQKKSQQTWMNRPPSSAGAAAQGSFMLHQNGGGGAGGSGGGGGELQHLFQVQASPQHSQRQLGGGANGVQRQQSLTNLRDNRSPKSQHGMAMPMQQEDMMAPQSICFIGDEEDVDELERNIIESMQSTRISDFVLQQQQQQQQQHHHQQQQQRLQGHGHSGRGSSSEDYDSGEMISNKLNITSGNLTYRIPSPSRPSIQANSFQDPRDSEEQPAEKGFYISFDDDQPKRPKPPLRAKRSPKKEALPLGSSSSGRDSVDHQTLLKRESLSQLHNNNNNNGSDDGHKSAGANRHSIHGLNHSNSVKSPGNATYNKYTDEAPIQLRHMGVTGSDPFGHESHPHPMQQQQQQQQQPMSPTRLQHSSSSAEAAKNKALVIGADATNLDPESVDEMERRKEKIMLLSLQRRQQQEEAKARKEIEASQKREKEREKEEERARKKEDQMARRAAILEQHRLKKAIEEAEREGKTLDRPDLHVKLQPQSSSATNPRLRQQRTTRPRPKTIHVDDASVDISEASSISSRGKKGSSSNLTGYGQLSSNSMKRDYYRGSQDSLTVKESPDDYPSTSSTPIGRRGSYKTSREPAAVERGRTLSRISVAKGSTLNFRGRKSNSLMNLCGPKLYKQPAAKSNRGIILNAVEYCVFPGAVNREAKQKVLEKIARSEAKHFLVLFRDAGCQFRALYSYMPESDQVTKLYGTGPSQVDEVMFDKFFKYNSGGKCFSQVHTKHLTVTIDAFTIHNSLWQGKRVQLPSKKDMALVI, from the exons GCTCGTCAACGTGCTTCCGTCAAGTGGCTGCTCTCGAAGGCCTTCAACAATCGCGTGCCGGACAACCTGAAGGAGCCCTTCTACCGCGACCATGAGAATCAGGAGCGCCTCAAGCCCCAGATCATTGTGGAGCTGGGCAACGCCACGCTCTACTGCCAGACGTTGTCCAATCTGTACTCAGATCCCAACTACCAAAGCTTGAATCACTGGTCAATAATACAGACGCTAGCGCGCAAAGGTGTGCCGGTAGCCGAGTCCTCGGACATGCCCATTACCGAAACGGTATTAATTCAAACGAATCCGTTGAGAATT aaCGCCCACATGTCTGTGATAGAATCGCTGATGGTTCTGTATGCCAAGGAGATATCATCGGGTGACCGCATCATGTCGGCCATCAGAAG AATATCTGGCAGCAATTACCAGACGCCTCCTGGCCAAACGTATGAGCAAGCTCTGCTGGCTTGGATTTCGCATGCCTGCGCCGCTCTGAAGAAGCGCATCGTCAAGGAGGTGGAGACAGGAATGCCCGATGAGAAT ggCACACGTTTGCAGACGCCGGATATACCGCCAGTGAGGGACTTTCAGGATCTGTGCGATGGCATCTGCCTGGCGCTGCTCATCGCCTACTACTGCCCCAAGGTGGTGCCATGGACGAGTGTGCGCATCAACTATCTGCCCGCTGTCGAGGACTCCATACACAATATCCTGCTCGTGGGAAATTTCTCACAAAAGCATCTGCCATATGGCGTGTTCCACATGACGCCCGAGGATGTCACCTTCATGAGGGG TTCGATGAAACTGAATCTGGTTCTGCTGCTCACGGATCTGTTCAATCTGTTCGAGATACATCCGGCCAAGTGTGTCTGCTATCCCGGCATGGATGGTCAGG ATGTCATCGCCAGGCGCACCTTGGGCGCCAATGAGCACGGAATCTGCCACAGACGGGGCCTCACAATGCAGCCCGTTATGCCCATACCCGATCTCCGCAGCGATCTCGACCAGCCGCCCGTTGGCTCGCCCTCGAATCGGCCGCCATTTCAAG TTCCGCACTCGAATTCATTCAGCGGCGGCTTAAATCGTAGATCCACCCCGCCCAATGaataccagcagcaacagcagcagacggtTGCTCAAGCAAATTCGAATCATTTCGATGGTAATCAAGGCGAag CCTTCGTCGTGCACAAGTCGCGTGGCATCACCACACTCTCATCCATgcactcgcagcagcagcaacagcagcaacaacaccaccaccatcagcaacagcaacagttccaccagcagcaacagtcgcagctacagcagcagctacagcagcaacagcagcagcagcaggagccccTGGTTCCAGCTCGCTTGCGTCAGgctaaagaaaaaaccaatGTCGAGTCCAAGGCGGATGAGAGAG GCGATTTTGTCGCTGCGGGTCGACCAAGTAACTGGGAACAGAGCCGGCGGCCAAGCTTTGCAG GGCGTCGCTCGCGCAGGAACTCCTCCAGCGAGGACTCCCAGCTGACCATCGAGAACTTTGGCGGCTCCCAGGATCAGCTGAACACGCTGGGCGGTAGATTCGATCGCGAACGGGACcgagacagggagagggacagggagcgGAAGTTGTCCAACACCAGCATTG CTGAACCCGCTGTCGCGGTGCGCTCCTCCATTGCCGATGCCCGAGGCACGCTGCAGCTTGGCTACGACACTGATTCGGGCTCGGAGAAGCAGGACCGTGAGACGGAGAAGTATTCAATGCGTCGGCAGGCAAG TGTCGACAATGTGCCCACGGTGTCGGCTCACAATCTATCGAATGCGAGCAGCCCCTTGCCGCAGGCACGGAACAAGCAACATTCCAGCAGCGACAAAGACTACAGCAACAGCGTGGCGGACACCTTCAACGATGCGCGCTCGAGTGCCTACGATCCGGAGAGCACACCGGTGCGCAAAtcctccaccagcagcatgcCAGCGAGCCCAGCTGCCTGGCAGCTGGATGTGGGCGATGAGGACATGCGCTCGCTGGAGAACGCCTCCAAGCTGTCCACCATTCGCATGAAGCTGGAGGAGAGGCGGCGCCGCATTGAGCAGGACAAGCGGAAGATCGAAATGGCACTGCTCAGGCACCAGGAGAAG GAGGATCTGGAGTCATGTCCGGAAGTAATGAAGTGGGAGACGATGAGCAACGAGTCGAAGCGTACGCCAGACATGGATCCCGTCGACTTGGACAAGTACCAG CAAAGCATCGCCATCATGAACATGAATCTGCAGGATATCCAGCAGGATATCCACCGCCTGGCCACGCAGCAGAGCCAAATGCAGGCCCAGCAtctgcaggcgcagcagctcctgcaggcCCAACAGATAGCCAACATGCTGAACCAG GCCTACAATGCCCCAGTCAGTGCGTACAGCTCCCGTCCGCCCAGCCGCGATccctaccagcagcagcagcagctgccgcagcccatggccatgccccaGCCGATGCAGTTCGTCAACGAGCACGGCCAGTACATGTCGCCGCCGCAGCCATCCCACTACCAGCCGCAGAGCATCTACAGCGACAACGGAGCGCCCTACAACAACCACTCGCCCCACTACGGAGCGGCTGCCCCTCCGCAGTACAGGAGCAGTGTGGTCTTCGATGACTATGGCCAGCCCACGAATCACTTCTACCTGCACGAGTCctcgccacagccacagccgcaggtTCATCCCCAGCGTCGCACCTGGGCGCACtcggcagctgccgcagcctacgagcagcagcagcagatacagcAGCCCATGGTTGATGTGAATGCGTGGCAGacgcaacagcaccagcagcagcagcaacaacagaagaaGTCGCAGCAGACCTGGATGAACAGACCTCCCTCCAGCGCAGGAGCGGCGGCCCAGGGCAGCTTTATGCTCCACCAGAACGGTGGAGGAGGTGctggtggcagcggtggcggcggaggcgaGCTCCAGCATCTGTTCCAGGTGCAAGCCTCGCCGCAGCACTCGCAGCGGCAGTTGGGCGGTGGTGCCAACGGGGTGCAGAGACAGCAGTCGCTGACCAATCTGCGCGACAATCGCTCGCCCAAGTCCCAGCACggcatggccatgcccatgcagCAAGAGGACATGATGGCACCGCAGAGCATCTGCTTCATTGGcgacgaggaggatgtggaCGAGCTGGAGCGCAACATCATCGAGTCCATGCAGTCCACGCGCATCTCCGACTTTgtgcttcagcagcagcaacagcagcagcaacaacatcaccaccagcagcagcagcagcgtctgcaggggcacgggcacagtGGAAGGGGCAGCAGTTCGGAGGACTACGACAGCGGGGAGATGATTTCCAACAAGTTGAACATCACCAGCGGCAATCTCACCTACCGCATACCCTCGCCCTCGCGTCCCTCCATACAGGCAAACAGTTTCCAGGACCCGCGCGACAGCGAGGAACAGCCCGCAGAGAAGGGTTTCTACATCTCCTTCGACGACGACCAGCCCAAGCGGCCCAAGCCGCCGTTGCGCGCCAAGCGCTCGCCCAAAAAGGAGGCTCTAcccttgggcagcagcagcagcggccgggACAGCGTGGACCACCAGACTTTGCTCAAAAGGGAGTCCCTGAGCCAAttgcacaacaacaataacaacaatggcagcgatGATGGCCACAAGTCAGCGGGGGCCAACAGGCACAGCATCCACGGGCTCAACCACTCCAACAGTGTCAAATCGCCCGGCAATGCCACCTACAACAAGTACACGGACGAGGCGCCCATCCAACTACGACATATGGGCGTAACTGGTTCGGATCCATTTGGCCACGAgtcacacccacaccccatgcagcagcaacagcaacaacagcagcagcccatgTCACCCACGCGACttcagcacagcagcagcagcgccgagGCGGCCAAGAACAAGGCGCTGGTGATTGGAGCCGATGCCACCAACCTAGATCCG GAGTCTGTGGATGAAATGGAGCGACGCAAGGAGAAGATtatgctgctgtctctgcagcggcgacagcagcaggaggaggcgaaGGCGCGCAAGGAGATCGAGGCCTCGCAGAAGCGGGAAAAGGAGCGcgaaaaggaggaggagcgtgCACGCAAGAAGGAAGATCAAATGGCGCGACGAGCGGCCATATTGGAACAACACAGACTCAAGAAAGCCATCGAAGAGGCCGAACGAGAG GGTAAAACCCTGGATCGGCCCGATCTGCATGTTAAACTGCAACCACAGTCATCTAGTGCAACGAACCCGAGACTACGGCAGCAGCGCACGACACGTCCCAGGCCCAAGACCATACATGTGGACGATGCCAGTGTGGACATCAGTGAGGCTTCGAGCATCTCTAGTCGGGGCAAGAAGGGCTCCAGCTCGAATCTAACCG GCTACGGTCAACTAAGCTCAAATTCAATGAAAAGAGATTATTACAGGGGCTCGCAAGACTCCCTCACAGTGAAAG AGTCGCCCGACGATTATCCCAGTACAAGTTCAACGCCAATTGGGCGACGGGGATCCTATAAAACTTCCAGAG agccagcagccgtCGAGCGGGGCCGCACTCTGTCGCGTATCTCCGTCGCTAAGGGGAGCACACTTAATTTCCGGGGCCGAAAGTCCAATTCGCTAATGAATTTGTGCG GTCCAAAACTCTACAAGCAACCAGCGGCCAAATCGAATCGCGGCATTATACTCAATGCCGTCGAATACTGCGTGTTTCCGGGCGCCGTCAACCGTGAGGCCAAACAGAAAGTGCTCGAGAAGATAGCACGCTCGGAGGCGAAACACTTCCTAGTACTCTTCCGAGATGCGGGCTGCCAGTTCCGCGCCCTCTACAGCTACATGCCCGAGTCGGATCAGGTGACCAAGCTGTACGGCACCGGACCTAGTCAAGTCGACGAAGTCATGTTCGATAAGTTCTTCAA ATACAACTCAGGGGGCAAGTGCTTCTCGCAAGTGCACACCAAGCATCTGACCGTCACCATCGATGCCTTCACAATACACAACTCGCTGTGGCAGGGCAAGCGGGTGCAGTTGCCCAGCAAAAAGGACATGGCGCTTGTGATCTAA